The sequence GCGACCTCTTCGTCCCGAACGAAGCGCGCTACCAAACTGCGCCACACCCCGATGGCCCGAGGGCCGGGATCTACGATACCCGATGTTCCGGGCTCCCGAGTACGCGTCGGCGGGTCAGACCGCCGTGAGCGTGAGCAGCGTCGCCTCGGGGTAGCAGGCGAAGCGCACGGGCGCGTAGATCGAGGTGCCGAGGCCGGCGCTCACGTGCAGGAACGACGCCCGGTCGGCGTGCGGCCACACGCTGAGGCCCTTCACCTGGCGGCGCGGGATGTCGCAGTTGGTGACGAGCGCGCCGTAGCCGGGCACGCAGACCTGGCCGCCGTGCGTGTGCCCGGCGAAGATCATGCGGGCGCCGTTGGTGACGAACGAGTCGAGGACCCGGCGGTACGGGGCGTGCGCGACGCCGACCGACACGACCGGCGCGTCCGAGGCGCCCTGGTACGCGTCCCCGTCCTCGCGGAGCGCGTCGAGGGCGCCGGGGAGCGCCTCGAGGTGGTCGAAGTCGCGGTGCGGGTCGTCGACGCCGAAGAACTCGAGCAGCGTGCCGTTGACCTCGATCGCGCCGGCCGCGTTGTTGAGGTCGACCCAGCCGAGCGAGGCGTAGAGCCGCTCGAGGCGCGGGAGGTCGAGGTCCGCGGGGCGCTGCGTGGCGTGCGTGTTCGCGGTGAAGTACTTGAACGGGTTCTTCATCATCGGCCCGTAGTAGTCGTTCGAGCCGTGCACGAAGACGCCGGGGATCCCGCGGAATGCCTCGAGCGTCTCCTCTACGGCGACGATGCCCTGCTCGTGGCCCGTGTTGTCGCCCGTGTCGACGACGAGGTCGGGCTCGAGGTCCGCGAGCTCGCGCACCCACCGCTGCTTCTTGTGCTGCCACGGCGCCATGTGCATGTCGGAGAGGTGCAGCACGCGGATGGGGTCGGCGCCGACCGGGAGCACCGGCACCGTCACCTCGCGGAGCGTGAAGCGGCGCCGCTCGTAGAAGGAGGCGTAGGCGAAGACGGCGGCCCCGGCCGCGACGACGCCGCCCGCGGTGCGGGCGACGGTGCCGATCACGCCCATCAGCTGCGTCCGATGAAGAGCGTCACGGCGCCGTTGCTCGGCTGCCCGGCCGCGGGATCCGTGCGGGTCGCCTTGCCGATCTGCGAGTTGTCCTGCACCTGCTCCTGCGCCATGGTCACGTCGAAGCCGGCCGCGCGGAGGGTCTGGCGGGCGCTCGTC is a genomic window of Clavibacter capsici containing:
- a CDS encoding metallophosphoesterase: MGVIGTVARTAGGVVAAGAAVFAYASFYERRRFTLREVTVPVLPVGADPIRVLHLSDMHMAPWQHKKQRWVRELADLEPDLVVDTGDNTGHEQGIVAVEETLEAFRGIPGVFVHGSNDYYGPMMKNPFKYFTANTHATQRPADLDLPRLERLYASLGWVDLNNAAGAIEVNGTLLEFFGVDDPHRDFDHLEALPGALDALREDGDAYQGASDAPVVSVGVAHAPYRRVLDSFVTNGARMIFAGHTHGGQVCVPGYGALVTNCDIPRRQVKGLSVWPHADRASFLHVSAGLGTSIYAPVRFACYPEATLLTLTAV